The Pseudonocardia broussonetiae DNA segment GCGACCTCGCCGTGGCGGCGCAGGAACAGCGCGTGCGCCGCGGGGGCGGGCCACGACGCCGGGAGGTGCCCGACCGGCAGCCGCGGGTCGTGGCGGATCGCGCGCAGCCAGTCGGCCTCCAGCAGCACCTGGCGGGCCAGCGGGTCGGCGGGCGCCCGCACCGGGTCGGACCACCGGCGCACGAACCGCTCGTAGTCCCCCGCCGGGACGGTCAGGTCCCAGGCGTCGCGGACCAGGGCGTCGACGTCGGTCGGGGGCAGCGCCGTCGCGGTGAACACCGACAGGTGCGCGGCCGCCTCCAGCCCGTCGACGACCGCCGCGACGTCGACGGGCCCCGCCGCCAGCCACAGCCCGCCGCGCAGCGACCCGAACCCCGCCCACACCAGCCGGGCGCGCAGCGCGTGCCGCTGCCGGGTCCAGGAGTCGGGCAGCGAGTACGACAGCAGGGTCCAGGTGCCGTCCCAGCCGTCGTTGACCGGGCCGGTGTGCCACATCCGCTCGCCGCCGTCGGTCAGCACGCGCTCGGCGAGCGGGGTGAGCCCGAGGTAGACCTCCCGGCCGCGGCGGGTGCGCTCGAGCAGCCCGCGCCGCGCCATCCGGCTCAGCGTCGAGCGCGCCGCCTGCTCGGACACCTCCGCCCGGCGCAGCAGCTCCAGCACCCCCGCCGTCGCCACCCGCACGTCACGACCCAGCACGTACGCGCCGAGGAGGGCCAGCAGCACGGTCTGCGGGCGGCTGCCGTCGCGCTCCTCGTCCACGCGGGCGAGCCTATCCGCGGCCCGACACTGGGCGTTCTGTTGACGGTCGTCGACGACAATGCCTACTCTTCTGCGTGACGTGGACCACCCGACGAGAGGCCGCCCGATGACCGCACCCGGCCCGACCACCCCGCAGCTGCGCCGCGCCGCGCTGTCCAGCTACCTCGGCAGCGTGATCGAGTACTACGACTTCCTGCTCTACGCGACGGCCGCCGCCCTGGTGTTCGGGCCGGTCTTCTTCGCCGGCCTCGACCCGCTCGTCGGCACGATCGCGAGCCTGGGCACGCTCGCCACCGGCTACCTGGCCCGCCCGCTCGGCGGCATCCTGTTCGGCCACTTCGGCGACCGCCTCGGCCGCAAGAAGATGCTGGTCACGACGATGACGCTGATGGGTGTGGCCAGCATCCTCATCGGCCTGCTGCCCACCCCGGCGCAGATCGGCGCGCTCGCGCCGGTGCTGCTGGTGGTGCTGCGGATCGCGCAGGGCATCGCCGTCGGCGGCGAGTGGGGCGGCGCGGTCCTGCTCTCGGCCGAGCACGCCACCTCCCGGCGCGGGCTGTGGGCGAGCTTCACCAACGCCGGCGCGCCCAGCGGCGGCGTGCTCTCGACGGTCGTGCTGGCCGTCACCGCGGCCGCCATGACCGAGGAGCAGTTCCTGGCCTGGGGCTGGCGCATCCCGTTCCTGCTCAGCGCCGTGCTGCTGGCGCTGGGGCTGTTCGTCCGCTCCCGGGTGGAGGAGACGCCGGTGTTCCGCGCCGTCGTCGCCGACGACGCCGCGCCCGCGCCGTTCCCGCTGGTCGACGTGCTGCGCAACCACCCCCGGGTGCTCGCCCTGTCGGTCGGCATCGGCTTCGCCGCGTTCGTCGTGCAGGCCACGATCACCACGTTCTCGCTGTCCTACGCGGTCGAGGCCGGCATCCCGCGCTCGACGGTCCTCAACGCGCTGACGGCGTCGTC contains these protein-coding regions:
- a CDS encoding PaaX family transcriptional regulator C-terminal domain-containing protein, with product MDEERDGSRPQTVLLALLGAYVLGRDVRVATAGVLELLRRAEVSEQAARSTLSRMARRGLLERTRRGREVYLGLTPLAERVLTDGGERMWHTGPVNDGWDGTWTLLSYSLPDSWTRQRHALRARLVWAGFGSLRGGLWLAAGPVDVAAVVDGLEAAAHLSVFTATALPPTDVDALVRDAWDLTVPAGDYERFVRRWSDPVRAPADPLARQVLLEADWLRAIRHDPRLPVGHLPASWPAPAAHALFLRRHGEVAPEAARVAAEILRSVPAGVS
- a CDS encoding MFS transporter codes for the protein MTAPGPTTPQLRRAALSSYLGSVIEYYDFLLYATAAALVFGPVFFAGLDPLVGTIASLGTLATGYLARPLGGILFGHFGDRLGRKKMLVTTMTLMGVASILIGLLPTPAQIGALAPVLLVVLRIAQGIAVGGEWGGAVLLSAEHATSRRGLWASFTNAGAPSGGVLSTVVLAVTAAAMTEEQFLAWGWRIPFLLSAVLLALGLFVRSRVEETPVFRAVVADDAAPAPFPLVDVLRNHPRVLALSVGIGFAAFVVQATITTFSLSYAVEAGIPRSTVLNALTASSVAAVVGIVAWSALSDRLGRRPVMIGGALACAAWAFALFPLIDSGSTALLVVAVVVAQGIAHPALYGPLAALYTELFATRSRYTGASLGYQLAGTGAGFAPLVFAALYGATGSALVISVIIAALCLLTVVCLVLAPETSRRSLSEPERTAAY